In the Paralichthys olivaceus isolate ysfri-2021 chromosome 15, ASM2471397v2, whole genome shotgun sequence genome, one interval contains:
- the LOC109635835 gene encoding adapter molecule crk-like has translation MAGNFDAEDRGSWYWGRLSRQDAVSLLQGQRHGVFLVRDSITSPGDYVLSVSENSKVSHYIINSVCNNRQSGSGLAPPRFRIGDQEFEALHALLEFYKIHYLDTTTLIEPISKAKNMGYVTSVDVPQQPEDAEFVRALFDFPGNDDEDLPFHKGDILRVLQKPEEQWWNAANQEGRAGMIPVPYVEKYRPASPTNAGLGPPSVGAGQGGQIPGVAASTDGTGATPPNPLGDPGQYAQPVVNTQLPNLQNGPVYARAVQKRVPNAYDKTALALEVGDMVKVTKINMNGQWEGECKGKRGHFPFTHVRLLEQHHPDDES, from the exons ATGGCCGGGAATTTTGACGCCGAAGACCGAGGTAGCTGGTACTGGGGGAGGCTGAGCCGTCAGGATGCGGTGTCTCTCCTCCAGGGCCAGAGACACGGGGTGTTCCTGGTCCGGGACTCGATCACCAGCCCCGGGGACTACGTGCTGTCCGTGTCGGAGAACTCCAAAGTGTCCCATTATATCATCAACAGCGTCTGTAACAACCGACAGTCCGGCTCAG GTTTGGCTCCTCCTCGGTTTCGGATTGGGGATCAGGAGTTTGAGGCGCTGCATGCCCTGCTGGAGTTTTATAAGATCCACTATCTGGACACCACTACACTTATAGAGCCCATCAGCAAGGCCAAGAACATGGGTTACGTCACATCTGTTGATGTCCCGCAGCAGCCGGAGGACGCTGAGTTTGTCCGGGCACTGTTTGACTTCCCGGGCAATGATGATGAGGACCTCCCGTTTCACAAGGGTGACATTCTGCGTGTGCTGCAGAAGCCCGAGGAGCAATGGTGGAATGCTGCGAACCAAGAGGGCCGAGCCGGAATGATCCCCGTGCCCTACGTGGAGAAGTACCGGCCTGCCTCGCCCACCAATGCCGGTCTAGGTCCCCCTTCTGTGGGGGCAGGACAGGGGGGGCAAATTCCAGGGGTAGCAGCTAGCACAGACGGAACAGGGGCCACGCCGCCAAACCCATTGGGGGACCCAGGCCAGTATGCTCAGCCTGTCGTCAACACTCAGCTTCCAAACCTACAGAATGGGCCAGTGTATGCTCGAGCCGTTCAGAAGAGGGTGCCCAATGCCTACGACAAGACAGCGCTCGCTCTTGAG GTGGGAGACATGGTGAAAGTGACCAAGATCAACATGAACGGCCAGTGGGAGGGCGAGTGCAAGGGCAAGCGAGGGCACTTCCCCTTCACCCACGTGCGACTGTTGGAACAACACCATCCCGATGACGAGAGCTGA